Proteins from one Mycobacterium adipatum genomic window:
- a CDS encoding phytoene/squalene synthase family protein, with amino-acid sequence MIHSELDAAGVQGAQLRAAYQRCRALNAAHGKTFFLATRLLSPRQRPAVHALYGFARRADDVLDGFDDRTTAARADELQGLADALHSRLVLDRVEGDDPVLDAVVDTARNYGLDWQLFDDFLASMRMDLTVTDYPDRAALDRYMYGSAEVIGLQLLPVLGTVVPREEAAPHAAALGKAFQLTNFLRDIDEDLTRGRVYLPADELAAHGVDRDVLSWCQQNRRTDPRLRAALVEQHAMTRRIYEHAELGIAMLEPQSRPCIRAALTLYSEILDCIEEMDFEVFSRRATVSNRRRLQVAGRGLIDAWRARARHGEA; translated from the coding sequence ATGATCCACTCCGAACTGGACGCGGCGGGCGTACAAGGTGCGCAGCTGCGTGCCGCCTACCAACGGTGCCGGGCGCTCAATGCCGCGCACGGCAAGACGTTCTTCCTGGCGACGCGGCTGCTCTCACCTCGCCAACGCCCGGCCGTGCATGCGCTCTACGGTTTCGCCCGGCGCGCCGACGACGTGCTGGACGGTTTCGACGACCGCACGACCGCCGCGCGCGCCGACGAGTTACAGGGCCTGGCCGATGCCCTGCACAGCCGGCTGGTGCTCGACCGGGTGGAAGGTGACGACCCGGTGCTCGATGCCGTCGTCGACACCGCGCGCAATTACGGGTTGGACTGGCAGCTATTCGACGATTTCCTGGCCTCCATGCGGATGGATCTGACCGTCACGGACTATCCCGACCGCGCCGCGCTGGACAGGTACATGTACGGCTCCGCCGAGGTGATCGGGCTGCAGCTGCTCCCTGTGCTGGGCACGGTCGTCCCCCGCGAGGAGGCGGCACCACATGCCGCCGCCCTCGGAAAGGCCTTCCAGCTCACCAATTTTCTGCGAGACATCGACGAGGACCTGACCCGTGGAAGGGTGTATCTGCCCGCCGATGAGCTCGCCGCCCACGGTGTGGACCGCGATGTGCTGAGCTGGTGCCAGCAGAACCGGCGCACCGATCCGCGGCTGCGCGCGGCGCTGGTCGAGCAGCACGCGATGACCCGGCGGATCTACGAGCACGCCGAACTGGGTATCGCGATGCTGGAGCCGCAGTCCCGGCCCTGTATCCGGGCGGCGCTGACGTTGTACTCGGAGATCCTCGACTGTATCGAGGAGATGGACTTCGAGGTCTTCAGCCGCCGGGCCACCGTGTCCAACCGCAGACGCCTGCAGGTGGCGGGTCGGGGATTGATCGACGCCTGGCGCGCCCGCGCCCGCCACGGGGAGGCCTGA
- a CDS encoding NAD(P)/FAD-dependent oxidoreductase, protein MIDNRRVRHPAAAGVSDAAQLTARPTVVVVGGGIAGLSAATALAERGVAVHLLEREAYLGGRVGGWTETLPDGTAVAMNRGFHAFFRQYYNLRNLLRRADPGLSMFSPLDDYPLVDADGRRDTFRGLPRTPPFNAMAFALRSPTFRLRDLVRLDAKAAAPLAAVSVPETYWRLDDLDAESFLRDINFPQAARHLAFEVFSRSFFTRPEALSAAELATMFHIYFLGSSEGLVFDVAAANFDVALWQPMQRYLQGQGADIRLGTAVHSVRRDDAATFTVTDVAGSTLTADAVVLATEVPALQRIVAESPGLGDSDWRARIGDLGSAAPFVVRRLWLDRPVDGDRPAFLGTGGLPPLDNISVLNRYEREATSWAQRTGGSVVELHAYSVTEDTPELRRQLDARMHALFPETAAAGVVHESTLCRNDCPRLGPGDFANRPTVSTPEEGLVLAGDGIRIDVPVALMERAATTGFAAANALLDRFGVRGHDLYTVPVRGRSAVLRRLADRVEGRIRA, encoded by the coding sequence GTGATCGACAACCGGCGGGTACGTCATCCCGCTGCGGCGGGGGTGTCGGATGCCGCGCAGCTGACCGCGCGTCCCACGGTTGTCGTGGTGGGCGGGGGCATCGCGGGCCTGAGCGCGGCGACGGCACTGGCTGAGCGTGGCGTCGCGGTGCACCTCCTGGAGCGGGAGGCCTATCTGGGTGGCCGGGTGGGCGGCTGGACCGAGACCCTCCCGGACGGCACCGCGGTGGCGATGAACCGTGGCTTCCACGCCTTTTTCCGCCAGTACTACAACCTGCGTAATCTGTTGCGCCGCGCCGATCCCGGGCTGAGCATGTTCAGTCCGCTCGATGACTACCCGTTGGTTGACGCCGACGGCCGGCGCGACACGTTTCGCGGGCTCCCCCGTACCCCGCCGTTCAATGCGATGGCGTTCGCGCTGCGCAGCCCGACGTTCCGGCTGCGTGATCTGGTGCGCCTGGACGCGAAGGCGGCCGCGCCGCTGGCCGCCGTGTCGGTGCCGGAAACCTACTGGCGACTCGATGATCTCGACGCGGAGTCCTTCCTGCGGGACATCAACTTTCCCCAGGCCGCCCGGCATCTGGCGTTCGAGGTGTTCTCGCGCAGCTTCTTCACCCGGCCGGAGGCTCTGTCGGCCGCCGAGCTGGCCACGATGTTCCACATCTATTTCCTCGGGTCCAGCGAAGGCCTGGTGTTCGATGTGGCCGCCGCGAATTTCGATGTTGCGCTGTGGCAGCCGATGCAGCGCTATCTGCAGGGTCAGGGTGCGGACATCCGGTTGGGCACCGCGGTGCACAGCGTGCGCCGCGACGATGCCGCCACGTTCACCGTGACCGACGTCGCCGGCAGCACCCTGACCGCGGACGCGGTGGTGCTGGCGACCGAAGTGCCGGCGCTGCAGCGGATCGTCGCCGAGTCACCGGGTCTGGGTGACAGTGACTGGCGTGCCCGTATCGGAGACCTCGGTTCGGCGGCACCGTTCGTCGTGCGCCGGCTGTGGTTGGACCGGCCGGTCGACGGTGACCGTCCGGCGTTCCTGGGCACCGGGGGGCTGCCGCCGCTGGACAACATCAGCGTGCTGAACCGCTATGAACGCGAGGCGACGTCCTGGGCGCAACGTACCGGTGGCTCCGTGGTGGAGTTGCACGCCTACTCCGTCACCGAAGACACCCCCGAGCTGCGCCGGCAACTCGACGCGCGGATGCACGCCTTGTTCCCGGAGACTGCGGCGGCGGGTGTGGTGCACGAAAGCACGTTGTGCCGCAACGACTGTCCGCGACTGGGTCCGGGTGATTTCGCGAACCGTCCGACCGTGTCCACCCCCGAGGAGGGCCTGGTGCTGGCCGGTGACGGGATTCGCATCGACGTGCCGGTGGCGCTGATGGAACGCGCGGCCACCACCGGCTTCGCCGCCGCGAACGCCCTGCTGGATCGTTTCGGGGTGCGCGGGCACGACCTGTACACGGTGCCGGTGCGCGGCCGTTCTGCCGTGCTGCGCCGGCTGGCCGACCGGGTGGAAGGGCGGATCCG
- a CDS encoding class I SAM-dependent methyltransferase, which yields MATYNVPEAFDAGADAYDGLVGANPGYHSHLRLSAQRMQLPDAGRGLRLLDIGCGTGASTAALLKQAPHAQIIGVDGSAGMLARARAKDWPDTVSFVQSRAEDLEQAGVSGPFDGILAAYLVRNLPDPDPVLRALRTLLKPGGVFAAHEYSVRDSRRATAMWNLVSSAVIIPAGKIRTGDADLYRYLRRSVNSFDGAARFRERLQDNGFVDVSSLTMPGWQNGIVHTFLGRAPA from the coding sequence ATCGCGACCTACAACGTTCCCGAGGCCTTCGATGCCGGCGCCGACGCCTATGACGGATTGGTCGGCGCCAACCCCGGATACCACAGCCATCTTCGGCTCTCCGCCCAGCGCATGCAGCTTCCCGACGCCGGAAGAGGTCTGCGACTTCTCGATATCGGTTGCGGCACCGGAGCTTCCACCGCCGCACTGCTGAAGCAGGCACCGCATGCGCAGATCATCGGGGTCGACGGCTCCGCCGGCATGCTGGCCCGCGCCCGGGCGAAGGACTGGCCCGACACGGTGTCGTTCGTGCAGAGCCGGGCCGAGGACCTGGAGCAGGCCGGGGTGAGCGGTCCGTTCGACGGGATCCTGGCCGCCTATCTGGTCCGCAACCTGCCCGACCCCGATCCGGTACTCCGCGCACTGCGAACGCTGCTGAAACCCGGGGGTGTCTTTGCCGCCCACGAGTATTCGGTGCGCGACTCGCGTCGTGCCACCGCGATGTGGAATCTGGTGTCATCGGCAGTCATCATCCCGGCCGGGAAGATCCGCACCGGGGATGCGGATCTCTACCGCTATCTGCGCCGCAGCGTCAACAGTTTCGACGGGGCGGCGCGTTTCCGGGAGCGGTTGCAAGACAACGGTTTCGTCGATGTGTCCAGCCTGACGATGCCGGGCTGGCAGAACGGCATCGTGCACACCTTCCTGGGCAGGGCGCCGGCGTGA